TACGCAGGTGGATGTCGCTGGCCCCTTCCTTGACCAGGGCAGTCAGAACGCTGTTGAGGACACTCATGGCGCCCTCAGGGTACGTGGGGGCCTCTTACAGTTTTGCTGCAGGCGAGGGCAGCGCCGCTGGCTGGCCCTGCGGCGGGGTCTGGGCCGGGGCGCCGCGCAGCCGCCGGCTCTCAAAGTCCGCGTGCTGCGAGAGGTAGCGCAGCCACGCCTTCAGGCTCAGGTCGCCGTACTGGTTGTGCGGGGCGCTCAGGGTGTCGTCGGGGGCCTCGCGCTGCAGGCGCCGCGCGAGGTCCACCGTGGCCGCGCGGGTGGCGCTCACCTGGGCACGCAGTTCGGGCAGGGGCGTGTCCTGCGGCGGGCGATGGGGGTGGTAGGTGGCCTCGGCTGGCGCCTGACCGCGCAGGGCGGCCTCAATGCGGCTCTGGCCCCAGCGCTCAATGCCAATGATGTGGCCCAGCAGTTCGCGGTTGGCGTGGGTGTCGGCGGC
The nucleotide sequence above comes from Deinococcus multiflagellatus. Encoded proteins:
- a CDS encoding DinB family protein, whose amino-acid sequence is MSRRANPYVPALVTVATVGVAAGAAYLARTRKKEVTGLVVSRVLERPASRSSYSDLAQSLERSGTFLAGRSERAADTHANRELLGHIIGIERWGQSRIEAALRGQAPAEATYHPHRPPQDTPLPELRAQVSATRAATVDLARRLQREAPDDTLSAPHNQYGDLSLKAWLRYLSQHADFESRRLRGAPAQTPPQGQPAALPSPAAKL